Proteins from a single region of Metallibacterium scheffleri:
- a CDS encoding DUF1631 family protein, translated as MALPVDRRRQTRKRAGVARIAERADISARVRGVLEELSNALNARFEPALRGALNDLEQQLFKLAEQARNNAEQELAYASLREVKRGRADIGPRFAAAIESDLASFDREPEPVPASSTGPKLELMQEHVFEEDLALREIASRAEVRASEQLYELGHRFAVLAALPVFESERVPAGPQRVLQALRGAVAELDLPTAHRVLGWRLFEKRALGEAAPFYAEINDLLIARRILPNLIVYRHSRGASEAGASASADAPAAPTAAPPAPAGAASGAIGHAVRAGGGAAQGEPMQGGGYGYAAAGPAPEHGGLAGHGGLGGAVGQHSLPADAAGSDEMPLFDTLRELLAQRRRMTGQVDESGDGPDASREQVQAALQALQARPPATGGKPGASTQRLRQDLQGQLRRYSKDGKTPQLAPVQRDTVDLVSMLFDNLQREVRMGGAAQRFLGKLQVPLLRTALDDPAFFSQRNHPARKLLNTVTETAAYWVDSADGEADPSLVQKMQTVTERLLHDYDGDSGLYVHLLTDLERHMQTLARRAEMSERRHVEAAQGRDRLDAARARAEEIIAQRLVGTRPSSLVRTLLEQAWTDALTLAIVRHGEDSDVFRERIATVEALLQRNPGDDIGKLQTEVQHGLQQVGLHTPDAEAIARKVLDQPVIDFSGEPVSQTELALKLKQRQRLGDDAGEAASRPVDAPLNAEEQRMLERLKSIPFGSWFEFQRNQQGDIVRRKLAWFSPVTGRCLFVNQRGQRAEERTLARLARDMVRGQIRLVVETQTSLVDRAWSSIVETLKKFTGRGPEPVPAGAPA; from the coding sequence ATGGCGTTGCCCGTAGACAGGCGCCGGCAGACGCGCAAGCGTGCGGGAGTGGCGCGCATCGCCGAACGCGCGGACATCTCCGCGCGCGTGCGCGGCGTGCTCGAGGAGCTCAGCAATGCACTCAATGCGCGCTTCGAGCCGGCCCTGCGTGGTGCCTTGAATGATCTGGAGCAGCAGTTGTTCAAGCTGGCCGAGCAGGCGCGCAACAACGCCGAGCAGGAACTGGCCTACGCCAGCCTGCGCGAGGTCAAGCGCGGCCGCGCTGACATCGGCCCGCGCTTCGCCGCCGCCATCGAATCCGACCTCGCCAGCTTCGACCGCGAGCCGGAGCCCGTCCCCGCCAGCAGCACCGGTCCCAAGCTGGAGCTGATGCAGGAACACGTGTTCGAGGAAGACCTCGCACTGCGCGAAATCGCCAGCCGCGCCGAGGTGCGCGCCAGCGAACAACTGTACGAACTCGGCCACCGTTTCGCGGTACTGGCCGCACTGCCTGTATTCGAGTCCGAACGCGTACCAGCTGGCCCGCAGCGTGTGCTGCAGGCATTGCGCGGCGCGGTGGCCGAGCTGGATCTGCCCACCGCGCATCGCGTGCTGGGCTGGCGCCTGTTCGAAAAGCGCGCGCTGGGCGAAGCCGCGCCGTTTTACGCCGAGATCAATGATCTGCTGATCGCGCGCCGCATCCTGCCCAACCTGATCGTCTATCGCCACAGCCGCGGCGCCAGCGAAGCCGGCGCGAGTGCCTCGGCCGACGCACCCGCGGCACCGACCGCAGCACCGCCAGCACCTGCTGGGGCAGCAAGTGGTGCCATTGGACATGCAGTGCGTGCAGGCGGCGGGGCGGCGCAAGGTGAGCCCATGCAAGGCGGCGGCTACGGCTACGCTGCCGCCGGCCCGGCACCGGAGCACGGCGGTCTGGCCGGTCATGGCGGACTGGGTGGCGCCGTTGGCCAGCACAGCCTGCCCGCCGATGCAGCGGGCAGTGACGAGATGCCCCTGTTCGATACCTTGCGCGAACTGCTGGCGCAGCGTCGACGCATGACCGGACAGGTCGACGAAAGCGGTGACGGCCCCGACGCCAGCCGCGAACAAGTACAAGCGGCATTGCAGGCACTGCAGGCGCGTCCGCCCGCCACGGGCGGCAAGCCCGGCGCCAGCACGCAACGCCTGCGCCAGGATCTGCAGGGCCAGTTGCGGCGCTACAGCAAGGACGGCAAGACCCCACAATTGGCGCCCGTGCAGCGCGATACCGTCGACCTGGTCTCGATGCTGTTCGACAACTTGCAGCGCGAAGTGCGCATGGGCGGCGCTGCGCAGCGTTTCCTCGGCAAGCTGCAAGTACCGCTGCTGCGCACCGCGCTGGACGATCCCGCGTTCTTCTCGCAGCGCAACCACCCGGCGCGCAAACTGCTGAATACGGTCACCGAAACCGCCGCCTACTGGGTGGACAGCGCCGATGGCGAGGCCGACCCCTCGCTGGTGCAGAAGATGCAGACGGTGACCGAGCGCCTGCTGCACGACTACGACGGCGACTCGGGCCTTTACGTGCACCTGCTCACGGATCTCGAGCGCCACATGCAAACCCTGGCGCGCCGTGCCGAGATGAGCGAGCGCCGCCACGTCGAAGCCGCGCAGGGCCGCGATCGCCTGGACGCGGCGCGTGCGCGCGCCGAGGAAATCATCGCCCAGCGCCTGGTCGGCACGCGCCCGTCCAGCCTGGTGCGCACCCTGCTGGAGCAGGCCTGGACCGACGCCCTTACGCTGGCCATCGTGCGTCATGGCGAGGACAGCGACGTGTTTCGCGAGCGCATCGCCACGGTCGAGGCGCTGCTGCAGCGCAATCCCGGCGACGACATCGGCAAATTGCAGACCGAGGTCCAGCATGGATTGCAACAGGTCGGCCTGCACACACCCGATGCCGAGGCCATCGCGCGCAAGGTGCTGGACCAGCCGGTGATCGATTTCAGCGGCGAACCGGTGTCGCAAACCGAGCTGGCGCTCAAGCTCAAGCAACGCCAACGCCTGGGCGATGACGCGGGCGAGGCTGCCAGCAGGCCAGTGGATGCCCCGCTGAATGCCGAGGAACAGCGCATGCTGGAGCGCCTCAAGAGCATCCCCTTTGGCAGCTGGTTCGAATTCCAGCGCAACCAGCAGGGTGACATCGTGCGCCGCAAGCTGGCCTGGTTCTCACCGGTCACCGGACGCTGCCTGTTCGTCAATCAGCGCGGCCAGCGCGCCGAGGAACGCACGCTGGCGCGGCTGGCGCGCGACATGGTGCGCGGGCAGATTCGTCTGGTCGTGGAAACCCAGACCAGCCTGGTCGATCGCGCCTGGAGCAGCATCGTCGAGACACTGAAGAAATTCACCGGACGCGGCCCCGAGCCGGTCCCCGCCGGAGCCCCGGCATGA
- a CDS encoding TonB-dependent receptor domain-containing protein, translating into MSSKSLLVASLALALSPCATRAATPAAAGSVAPLPEIVVTAARMAQTVDASLADVSVITRAEISASGAPDLIDLLRREAGVDVARTGGPGSQTSVFMRGTNSNQVLVLVDGVRVASANTGSFAWEQLPLDAIQRIEIVRGPRAAQWGADAIGGVIQIFTRKLDGPHLAMRGGSYGDYGGSAGYGQWGDHGGASVIVGARHVLGFPATNPQNYAYSPQPDGYSNQNLAAQGAWRIGTQTLSGSVLRSDANVDFNQGASQVIEQAAGVNLDGALTPTLRQHISLGYDREDLDTPAYQSLALSRRQQAGYQLDWTFLPGQQLLGGVDWMHERGISRDTSTNTDVYAQSRNNLGVYAGWYGQAQRWNWQLAARHDRNSLFGGVTTGSAAAGYTLNDWARVEASFGQGFDSPSFSDQFSPPYFGYYAGNPDLRPERSHSSEIDLLLHPLDDLHVKLAAYRTRVNDLISFAGVNNQAINIDRAKMDGLELTSTWTAGAWTTRFSSSFDDARDASTGARLLRRPLRKADLGLDRRFGERFSAGVELFAASNSIDYGNVTLGGYSLINAHFDWKLAHGLAVHVFLQNLADRDYSLAYGYNTPGRSGWLTLSWNGAD; encoded by the coding sequence ATGTCCAGCAAGTCCCTGCTCGTCGCCAGCCTCGCGCTGGCGTTGTCACCCTGCGCGACACGCGCCGCCACGCCGGCCGCTGCCGGCAGCGTCGCGCCTCTGCCCGAGATCGTCGTCACCGCCGCGCGCATGGCGCAGACCGTGGATGCCAGCCTCGCCGATGTCAGCGTGATCACGCGCGCCGAGATCAGCGCCAGCGGCGCGCCCGATCTCATCGACCTGCTGCGCCGCGAGGCCGGCGTGGACGTGGCGCGCACCGGCGGACCGGGGTCGCAGACCTCGGTATTCATGCGCGGCACCAACTCCAACCAGGTGCTGGTGCTGGTCGATGGCGTGCGCGTGGCCTCGGCCAACACCGGCAGCTTCGCCTGGGAACAGCTTCCGCTGGACGCGATCCAGCGCATCGAGATCGTGCGCGGACCGCGCGCCGCGCAGTGGGGCGCGGATGCCATCGGCGGCGTCATCCAGATTTTCACGCGCAAGCTCGATGGCCCGCATCTCGCCATGCGCGGCGGCAGTTACGGCGATTACGGTGGCAGCGCCGGTTACGGCCAGTGGGGCGACCACGGTGGCGCCAGTGTCATCGTCGGCGCGCGCCATGTGCTTGGATTTCCGGCCACCAATCCGCAGAACTATGCCTACAGCCCGCAGCCCGACGGCTACAGCAACCAGAACCTCGCCGCGCAGGGCGCCTGGCGCATCGGCACGCAGACGCTGTCCGGCAGCGTGCTGCGCTCGGATGCCAATGTCGATTTCAACCAGGGTGCCTCGCAGGTGATCGAGCAGGCCGCCGGCGTGAACCTGGACGGCGCGCTGACACCCACGCTGCGCCAGCACATCAGCCTCGGCTACGACCGCGAGGATCTGGACACGCCGGCCTATCAAAGCCTCGCGCTCAGCCGCCGCCAACAGGCCGGCTATCAACTCGACTGGACTTTCCTGCCCGGCCAGCAACTGCTGGGCGGCGTCGACTGGATGCACGAGCGCGGCATCAGCCGCGACACAAGTACCAACACCGATGTCTACGCGCAGAGCCGCAACAATCTGGGCGTCTACGCCGGCTGGTACGGACAGGCGCAACGCTGGAATTGGCAACTGGCCGCGCGCCACGACCGCAATAGCCTGTTCGGCGGCGTCACCACCGGCTCGGCCGCGGCCGGATACACACTCAACGACTGGGCGCGCGTCGAGGCCAGTTTCGGCCAGGGCTTCGACAGCCCCAGCTTCAGCGACCAGTTCTCGCCGCCGTACTTCGGCTACTACGCCGGCAATCCCGACCTGCGCCCGGAGCGCTCACACAGCAGCGAGATCGACCTGCTGCTGCATCCGCTGGATGACCTGCACGTCAAGCTCGCCGCCTATCGCACGCGCGTGAACGACCTGATCAGCTTCGCCGGCGTCAATAACCAGGCGATCAACATCGACCGCGCCAAGATGGACGGCCTCGAGTTGACCAGCACCTGGACGGCCGGGGCGTGGACCACGCGTTTCTCCAGCAGCTTCGACGATGCGCGCGATGCCAGCACCGGCGCACGCCTGCTGCGACGTCCGCTACGCAAGGCCGATCTGGGCCTCGACCGCCGCTTCGGCGAGCGTTTCAGCGCCGGCGTGGAACTGTTCGCCGCCAGCAACAGCATCGACTACGGCAACGTCACCCTCGGCGGCTACAGCCTGATCAACGCGCACTTCGACTGGAAACTCGCTCACGGCCTGGCTGTGCACGTGTTCCTGCAGAACCTGGCCGATCGCGACTACAGCCTCGCCTACGGTTACAACACGCCGGGCCGCTCGGGCTGGCTGACGCTGAGCTGGAACGGGGCTGATTGA
- the gmk gene encoding guanylate kinase — translation MSGVLLIVAAPSGAGKSTLVNALLARETDMQLSISHTTRAPRPGEGEGRHYHFVSRAEFDASVGADAFLEHAEVHGNGYGTARAPIMAALDAGRGVILEIDWQGARQVRARMPEAASVFILPPARAELERRLRARATDSADIIARRLAGSREEILHATEFDYLVVNDRFEQALDDLRAIVRAERLRSLRARRLHADLLHELLESA, via the coding sequence ATGAGCGGCGTGCTGCTGATCGTTGCGGCGCCTTCGGGCGCGGGCAAGTCCACGCTGGTCAACGCGTTGCTGGCGCGCGAGACGGACATGCAATTGTCGATCTCGCACACGACGCGCGCACCACGACCGGGCGAGGGCGAGGGCCGGCACTATCACTTCGTCAGCCGCGCCGAGTTCGATGCCAGCGTCGGCGCCGATGCGTTTCTGGAACACGCCGAGGTCCACGGCAACGGTTATGGCACTGCGCGCGCACCGATCATGGCCGCGCTCGATGCGGGACGCGGCGTGATCCTCGAGATCGACTGGCAGGGTGCGCGCCAGGTGCGCGCGCGCATGCCTGAAGCGGCCAGCGTGTTCATCCTGCCGCCTGCGCGTGCCGAGCTGGAACGCCGCTTGCGCGCGCGCGCCACCGACAGCGCCGACATCATCGCGCGGCGTCTGGCCGGCTCGCGCGAGGAAATATTGCACGCCACCGAATTCGATTACCTGGTGGTCAATGACCGCTTCGAACAGGCGCTGGACGACCTGCGCGCGATCGTGCGCGCCGAGCGTCTGCGCAGCCTGCGCGCGCGCAGGCTTCACGCTGACTTGCTGCACGAACTGCTGGAATCCGCATGA
- the hemW gene encoding radical SAM family heme chaperone HemW: MAATQHAVNRAIPLGLYVHLPWCVRKCPYCDFNSHAPRGTPLFEAYVDALLADLDADLRDAGETLHARRIETIFFGGGTPSLFPDVAIARLMDGLRARLDVSDAAEITLEANPGTIEHGRFAAYRAAGINRLSLGAQSFADAQLEALGRIHRHGEIHIAMAEARAAGFNNINLDLMYALPGQTLDTALDDIEQALALAPTHLSHYQLTLEPGTPFARTPPPLPDGDAAWRMQEAGQARLATAGFVQYEVSAYAHDGQQARHNRNYWTFGDYLGIGAGAHAKLSFADGRIERRAKRKNPVLYMAHARDAGRLESSGGIARAELPFEFMLNVLRLNEGVAADSFSARTGLTLETIAAPLQRARADGLLVDDTRVLRATPLGLRYLNDLLQRFLP; this comes from the coding sequence ATGGCCGCCACACAGCACGCCGTGAACCGCGCCATTCCGCTGGGGCTGTACGTGCACCTGCCGTGGTGCGTGCGCAAGTGTCCGTACTGCGACTTCAACAGCCATGCACCGCGCGGCACGCCACTGTTCGAGGCTTATGTCGATGCGCTGTTGGCAGATCTCGATGCCGATCTGCGCGATGCCGGCGAAACGCTGCACGCGCGCCGCATCGAGACGATTTTTTTCGGCGGCGGCACGCCCAGCCTGTTTCCCGATGTCGCCATCGCGCGCCTGATGGATGGGCTGCGCGCACGCCTGGACGTCTCCGACGCTGCCGAAATCACACTGGAGGCCAATCCGGGAACCATCGAACACGGACGCTTCGCCGCTTACCGCGCCGCCGGCATCAACCGCCTGTCGCTGGGCGCGCAATCCTTCGCCGATGCGCAGCTCGAAGCGCTGGGCCGCATCCATCGTCACGGCGAAATCCACATCGCCATGGCAGAGGCGCGCGCCGCCGGATTCAACAACATCAACCTCGACCTGATGTACGCGCTGCCCGGGCAGACGCTGGACACGGCGCTGGACGACATCGAACAGGCACTGGCGCTGGCGCCCACGCACCTCTCGCACTATCAGCTCACGCTGGAGCCGGGTACGCCGTTCGCGCGCACGCCACCGCCACTGCCTGACGGCGACGCCGCCTGGCGCATGCAGGAGGCCGGTCAGGCGCGGCTGGCCACGGCGGGCTTCGTGCAGTACGAAGTCTCGGCATATGCGCACGACGGACAGCAGGCACGCCACAACCGCAACTACTGGACCTTCGGCGACTATCTCGGCATCGGCGCCGGCGCGCACGCCAAGCTCAGCTTTGCCGATGGCCGCATCGAGCGCCGGGCCAAGCGCAAGAATCCCGTGCTGTACATGGCGCACGCGCGCGACGCCGGACGTCTCGAATCCAGCGGCGGGATCGCGCGCGCGGAGTTGCCGTTCGAATTCATGCTCAACGTGCTGCGCTTGAACGAAGGCGTCGCGGCGGACAGCTTCAGCGCGCGCACCGGGCTGACGCTGGAGACCATCGCCGCGCCGCTGCAGCGCGCGCGTGCGGACGGTCTGCTGGTGGACGACACGCGCGTGCTGCGCGCCACGCCGCTGGGCCTGCGCTATCTCAACGACCTGCTGCAGCGCTTCCTGCCGTGA
- the rdgB gene encoding RdgB/HAM1 family non-canonical purine NTP pyrophosphatase, producing the protein MKVVLASSNPGKLAEFDALLRGSGIMLVAQSSLGIGDAEETGLSFVENALLKARHAARASGLPALADDSGLCVDALGGAPGTHSARYAGRHGDSAANIARLLDALRDVPHAGRGAQFVCVLALVRHADDPLPLLGEGRWNGRILDAPRGVHGFGYDPVFLDSALDCSAAELDEALKNRISHRARALTALRAQWPPHSTP; encoded by the coding sequence ATGAAGGTCGTACTCGCCAGCAGCAATCCCGGCAAACTCGCCGAGTTCGACGCGCTGTTGCGCGGCAGCGGCATCATGCTGGTCGCGCAGTCGTCACTGGGCATCGGCGACGCCGAGGAAACCGGCCTGAGCTTCGTCGAAAACGCCCTGCTCAAGGCACGCCACGCGGCGCGCGCCAGCGGCCTGCCGGCGCTGGCCGACGACTCGGGGCTGTGCGTCGATGCCTTGGGCGGCGCGCCCGGCACCCACTCCGCGCGCTACGCCGGTCGCCACGGCGACAGCGCGGCCAACATCGCGCGCCTGCTGGATGCGCTGCGCGACGTGCCGCACGCGGGACGCGGCGCGCAGTTCGTATGCGTGCTGGCGCTGGTGCGTCACGCCGACGACCCGCTGCCGCTGCTGGGCGAAGGCCGCTGGAACGGTCGCATCCTTGACGCGCCGCGCGGTGTGCATGGCTTCGGCTACGACCCGGTGTTCCTGGACAGCGCGCTCGACTGCTCCGCCGCCGAGCTGGACGAGGCACTGAAAAACCGCATCAGCCATCGCGCGCGCGCCCTGACCGCGCTGCGCGCGCAATGGCCGCCACACAGCACGCCGTGA
- the rph gene encoding ribonuclease PH: MSPVPRPSGRDADALRTLRFERGYTRHAEGAVLVSMGDTRVLCTASVEERIPAWLRGKGEGWVTAEYGMLPRATHERSQREAARGQQGGRTQEIQRLIGRSLRACVDRQALGERVITLDCDVLQADGGTRCAAISGAWVALVDAITALRKRGTLKRDPLHGAVAAVSVGLWRGLPVLDLDYTEDSACDTDMNVVMNDAGGIIEIQGTAEGHAFRRAELDAMLALADTGIAQIIAAQRAALAHALP; encoded by the coding sequence ATGAGCCCAGTGCCCCGACCCAGTGGCCGCGATGCCGACGCCCTGCGCACGCTGCGCTTTGAACGCGGTTACACGCGCCACGCCGAGGGTGCGGTGCTGGTGAGCATGGGCGACACTCGCGTGCTGTGCACCGCCAGCGTCGAGGAGCGCATCCCGGCGTGGCTGCGCGGCAAGGGCGAGGGCTGGGTCACCGCCGAGTACGGCATGCTGCCGCGCGCCACGCACGAGCGCTCCCAGCGCGAGGCCGCGCGCGGCCAGCAGGGTGGGCGCACGCAGGAAATCCAGCGCCTGATCGGACGCAGCCTGCGCGCCTGCGTCGACCGCCAGGCGCTGGGCGAGCGCGTCATCACCCTGGATTGCGACGTGCTGCAGGCCGATGGCGGCACACGCTGCGCGGCGATCAGCGGCGCCTGGGTGGCGCTGGTCGATGCAATCACCGCGCTGCGCAAGCGCGGCACGCTCAAGCGCGATCCGCTGCACGGCGCGGTCGCGGCGGTGTCGGTGGGCCTGTGGCGCGGCCTGCCGGTGCTGGACCTGGATTACACCGAGGACAGCGCCTGCGATACCGACATGAACGTGGTGATGAACGACGCCGGCGGCATCATCGAGATTCAGGGCACCGCCGAGGGCCATGCCTTCCGTCGCGCCGAACTCGACGCCATGCTCGCGCTGGCCGACACCGGCATCGCGCAGATCATCGCCGCGCAGCGCGCCGCGCTGGCGCATGCGCTGCCATGA
- a CDS encoding YicC/YloC family endoribonuclease, with amino-acid sequence MIRSMTAYAQVEGETPLGRVAVELRGVNHRYLELGLRLPDELRAQEGALRERATQRIARGKLDLTLRLRGALQAPPELRLNEPYLKQLADLSMHMSARFPDLLVDFSELLRMPGVIETREPDQLALTQAVLALLDQALDGLLDARQREGARLAQTMLERLDAIAAQVAAVRALMPDIRTRQRTRIDSLLAELRDASEPQRIEKELVAQLLRMDVDEELDRLDVHLAEARRVLALDEPVGRRLDFLLQEFNREANTLGSKSVDVRTSNASIELKVLIEQVREQVQNIE; translated from the coding sequence ATGATTCGCAGCATGACCGCCTATGCCCAGGTAGAAGGCGAGACCCCGCTGGGACGCGTGGCCGTGGAACTGCGCGGTGTCAACCATCGTTATCTGGAACTTGGCCTGCGCCTGCCCGACGAGCTGCGCGCGCAGGAAGGCGCGCTGCGCGAACGCGCCACCCAGCGCATCGCGCGCGGCAAGCTGGACTTGACCCTGCGCCTGCGTGGCGCGCTCCAGGCGCCGCCCGAATTGCGCCTCAACGAGCCGTATCTGAAGCAGCTCGCGGATTTGTCCATGCACATGTCGGCGCGCTTCCCCGACCTGCTGGTGGATTTCAGCGAACTGCTGCGCATGCCGGGCGTGATCGAAACGCGCGAGCCGGATCAGCTGGCGTTGACCCAGGCCGTGCTGGCGCTGCTGGATCAGGCGCTGGATGGTTTGCTTGATGCGCGTCAGCGCGAGGGCGCGCGTCTCGCGCAGACCATGCTGGAGCGGCTTGATGCCATCGCCGCGCAGGTCGCTGCGGTACGCGCGCTGATGCCCGACATCCGCACCCGCCAGCGCACGCGCATCGACAGCTTGCTGGCCGAATTGCGCGACGCCAGCGAGCCGCAGCGCATCGAGAAGGAGCTGGTCGCGCAACTGTTGCGCATGGACGTGGACGAGGAGCTCGATCGCCTCGATGTGCATCTGGCCGAGGCGCGCCGCGTGCTGGCCCTGGACGAACCGGTCGGCCGGCGCCTGGATTTCCTGCTGCAGGAGTTCAACCGCGAGGCCAATACGCTGGGCTCGAAATCGGTGGATGTGCGTACCAGCAACGCCAGCATCGAGTTGAAGGTGCTGATCGAGCAGGTGCGCGAGCAGGTGCAGAACATTGAGTGA
- the pepQ gene encoding Xaa-Pro dipeptidase produces the protein MSAALASLYAQHLDQVIHDSDAALAASGHDSLLIAAGTPRLRFLDDQAPPFVASPHFLHWLPLTDAPGSWIVHVPGRRPRLIFLQPRDYWHVVPDTPQGYWVEHFDIVTVADENAARLELERSLGEHSAVLGEDGAAGSDIAPNNPPALLARLHWTRACKTAYEITLMRAASRIGTRGHLAAARAFAAGASEFEIHLAYLAASGQTEAELPYANIIGLNTHGAVLHYTRFERARPDARRSLLIDAGGQYAGYASDITRTYAAEPHGDFAALVATLEEMQQILCLDVRAGQPYPELHLEAHRLLGGVLAAHGLVRCSAEAAFAQGITRTFLPHGLGHLLGLQVHDIGGQQSTPEGGRTPPPPEHPYLRLTRTLEPGMVVTIEPGLYFIPMLLDALRATPAGSDVDWARVETFMPCGGIRIEDDVLCTADDPHNLTREAFAALA, from the coding sequence ATGAGTGCCGCCCTCGCCTCGCTCTACGCCCAACATCTGGATCAGGTGATCCACGACAGCGATGCCGCGCTGGCCGCCAGCGGCCACGACAGCTTGCTGATCGCCGCCGGCACGCCGCGGCTGCGCTTTCTCGACGATCAGGCGCCGCCGTTCGTGGCTAGCCCGCATTTCCTGCACTGGCTGCCGCTGACCGATGCGCCGGGCTCATGGATCGTGCATGTCCCCGGTCGCAGGCCACGGCTGATCTTCCTGCAGCCACGCGATTACTGGCACGTGGTGCCGGACACACCACAAGGGTACTGGGTGGAACACTTCGATATCGTCACCGTGGCCGATGAAAACGCCGCGCGACTGGAGCTTGAACGCAGCCTCGGTGAGCACAGCGCCGTGCTCGGCGAGGATGGCGCGGCGGGCAGCGATATCGCACCCAACAATCCACCCGCGCTGCTGGCGCGGCTGCACTGGACGCGCGCCTGCAAGACCGCCTACGAGATCACCCTGATGCGCGCGGCCAGCCGCATCGGCACGCGCGGACACCTGGCTGCGGCGCGTGCGTTCGCCGCCGGCGCCAGCGAATTCGAGATCCACCTCGCCTACCTCGCCGCCAGCGGACAGACCGAAGCCGAACTGCCTTACGCCAACATCATCGGCCTGAACACGCACGGCGCGGTGCTGCACTACACGCGCTTCGAGCGCGCGCGACCGGATGCACGGCGCAGCCTGCTGATCGATGCCGGCGGCCAATATGCAGGCTACGCCAGCGACATCACCCGCACTTACGCGGCCGAGCCGCATGGCGACTTCGCCGCGCTGGTCGCCACGCTGGAGGAGATGCAGCAGATCCTGTGCCTGGACGTGCGCGCCGGCCAGCCATATCCCGAGTTGCACCTCGAGGCGCATCGCCTGCTGGGCGGCGTGCTCGCCGCGCACGGCCTGGTGCGCTGCTCGGCCGAGGCCGCGTTTGCGCAAGGCATCACGCGCACATTTTTGCCGCACGGACTCGGCCACTTGCTGGGTCTGCAGGTACATGACATCGGCGGCCAGCAGAGCACACCCGAGGGCGGACGCACACCACCGCCACCGGAACACCCGTACCTGCGCCTGACGCGCACGCTGGAGCCGGGCATGGTGGTCACCATCGAGCCCGGCCTGTATTTCATCCCGATGCTGCTGGATGCGCTGCGCGCCACGCCAGCCGGCAGCGATGTGGACTGGGCGCGTGTCGAGACCTTCATGCCTTGCGGCGGCATCCGCATCGAGGACGACGTGTTGTGCACCGCGGATGATCCGCACAACCTCACCCGCGAAGCCTTCGCGGCGCTGGCGTAA
- a CDS encoding CPXCG motif-containing cysteine-rich protein, whose amino-acid sequence MSTDWIVLHCPYCGERFEAPVEADYDAAQVIDCTVCCRPIHLLARDGGYATQRDDDA is encoded by the coding sequence GTGAGCACGGACTGGATCGTGCTGCATTGCCCCTACTGCGGCGAGCGCTTCGAGGCACCGGTGGAAGCCGACTACGACGCAGCCCAGGTGATCGACTGCACGGTGTGTTGCCGGCCGATCCACCTGCTTGCGCGCGATGGTGGCTACGCCACGCAGCGCGACGATGACGCCTGA
- a CDS encoding PilZ domain-containing protein — MNDNRRAPRKPISGVVLVENSLNGAALGRIGNLSNTGLMLIAPRRLRENALFQISFTLPGSDSRTHALEIGVHEQWTSTAVTPGQFWIGLRIIDISDADQGVLDHWLKQPEYALR; from the coding sequence ATGAATGACAATCGGCGCGCGCCGCGCAAGCCGATCAGTGGTGTGGTGCTGGTCGAGAACAGCCTCAACGGCGCCGCGCTGGGACGCATCGGCAACCTGTCCAACACCGGGCTGATGCTGATCGCACCCAGGCGATTGCGCGAGAATGCGCTGTTCCAGATCAGCTTCACCCTGCCCGGCAGCGACAGCCGCACGCATGCGCTGGAGATCGGCGTGCATGAACAATGGACGTCCACGGCGGTGACACCTGGGCAATTCTGGATTGGCCTGCGCATCATCGACATCAGCGACGCCGACCAGGGCGTGTTGGACCACTGGTTGAAGCAGCCGGAGTACGCGCTGCGGTAG